In the Phaeobacter gallaeciensis genome, one interval contains:
- a CDS encoding beta-ketoacyl-ACP synthase III: MHTAAITGTGVFTPSQIITNAELVVAFNAYADRMNEKNAEAIAAGEMAPMQHSSEEFIVKASGIEQRYVMDKTGILDPEVMHPLLRQRSDDEPGIMAEMAVDAATKALAQAGKTAGDVDAVICAASNMERPYPAVAIEIQKLLGIDGFAFDMNVACSSATFGLQVAADMIRSGSIRSALVVNPEICSGHLEWRDRDCHFIFGDVATATLVERIEDAKGPHFEILSTRCATEFSNNIRNNNGFLRRSRPDGVADRRDMQFMQNGRKVFKEVLPMVSEHISTHLADSGIANDDLKRLWLHQANKAMNDFIGKKVLGRTPEPGEQPNILQDYANTSSAGSIIAFAQNSDDMADQEIGLICSFGAGYSVGSAILRRHMG; this comes from the coding sequence ATGCACACAGCCGCCATAACCGGCACCGGGGTCTTCACCCCGTCTCAGATCATCACCAATGCCGAGCTGGTCGTGGCGTTCAACGCCTACGCCGACCGCATGAACGAAAAGAACGCCGAGGCCATCGCAGCGGGCGAAATGGCCCCGATGCAGCACTCCTCGGAAGAGTTCATCGTCAAGGCCTCTGGCATCGAGCAGCGCTATGTGATGGACAAGACGGGAATTCTCGACCCCGAGGTCATGCACCCGCTGCTGCGCCAGCGCAGCGATGACGAACCGGGCATCATGGCGGAAATGGCCGTCGATGCGGCGACCAAGGCTCTGGCACAGGCTGGCAAGACCGCGGGCGACGTAGACGCCGTGATCTGTGCGGCCTCCAATATGGAGCGCCCCTACCCCGCGGTGGCGATCGAGATCCAGAAACTCCTCGGCATCGACGGATTTGCATTCGACATGAACGTCGCCTGTTCCTCGGCCACGTTTGGCCTGCAGGTGGCTGCGGATATGATCCGCTCTGGCAGCATCCGCTCAGCGCTGGTGGTCAACCCCGAAATCTGCTCGGGCCATCTGGAGTGGCGCGACCGTGACTGCCACTTCATCTTTGGCGATGTGGCGACCGCAACCCTGGTCGAACGGATCGAAGACGCCAAGGGGCCGCATTTCGAAATCCTGTCGACCCGCTGTGCCACCGAATTTTCCAACAATATCCGAAACAACAACGGCTTCTTGCGCCGCTCGCGCCCCGACGGGGTTGCGGACCGCCGCGACATGCAGTTCATGCAGAATGGCCGCAAAGTGTTCAAGGAAGTGCTACCCATGGTCAGCGAGCACATCAGCACCCACCTAGCTGACAGTGGCATCGCCAATGATGACCTGAAGCGCCTGTGGCTGCATCAGGCGAACAAGGCGATGAATGATTTCATCGGCAAAAAGGTTCTGGGCCGCACCCCCGAGCCCGGCGAACAGCCCAATATCCTGCAAGACTATGCCAATACATCATCGGCAGGCTCGATCATCGCCTTTGCGCAGAATTCCGATGACATGGCCGACCAGGAAATTGGCCTGATCTGTTCCTTCGGCGCCGGCTATTCGGTCGGCTCGGCGATCCTGCGCCGCCATATGGGCTGA
- a CDS encoding MarR family winged helix-turn-helix transcriptional regulator, which yields MTDDTLQLSPEIRSLMGVYALYWMLDDAVERMDQAPRIGRLESRILIRLDRPRRMGALAQLLLTGPPSVTAAADRLEEMGLVQRLPDPDDRRALLLHLTDRGRTVRSQLDEEARRLFRQVSGLSTDEIAQFAALCEKIHDTSTGNGAPLGCPDPKGDRE from the coding sequence ATGACCGATGACACCTTGCAGCTATCGCCGGAGATCCGGTCTCTTATGGGCGTTTACGCGCTCTACTGGATGCTGGACGATGCGGTTGAGCGTATGGATCAGGCGCCGCGGATCGGGCGGTTGGAAAGCCGGATCCTGATCCGGCTGGACCGGCCCCGGCGCATGGGGGCGCTGGCACAACTGTTGCTGACCGGCCCCCCGTCCGTCACCGCGGCAGCGGATCGGCTTGAGGAGATGGGTCTTGTGCAGCGGCTGCCCGATCCGGACGACCGGCGGGCACTGTTGCTGCATCTGACCGACCGGGGCCGCACCGTGCGGAGCCAGCTGGACGAGGAGGCCCGCCGACTGTTCCGCCAGGTCTCTGGCCTCTCAACGGACGAGATCGCGCAGTTCGCGGCGCTATGTGAAAAAATACATGATACGAGTACAGGAAACGGCGCCCCGCTGGGATGCCCGGATCCGAAAGGAGACAGAGAATGA
- a CDS encoding efflux RND transporter periplasmic adaptor subunit yields the protein MKIFHRVSRLMLPALALSALVQAGPLAAQETAKPVKLLKTQAGSVLVERQFFGQVAAKQSVDLAFQVGGQVLEFPVAQGTVVPEGQLVAQLDLEPFELKLEQARLQKAQADRTVARMEKLTGTVSQVSIDDAETQAGLAGVALRDAEYALQHATLTAPFDALVSSREVEKFTTVSAGTPIVRLHDMSELHIKVDVPEILFQQANADEKVDITASFPGWDATYPVEILEFDAEASSVGQTYRVTFRLAPPKDRQILPGASVSVRVLVNTGAAAIRLPATAIVVSPEGQTGVMVFSPTGADNGTVAWRPVTVTPTQYGDFTVTEGLTGGEEVVLAGGTALSDGQAVRRFAGFAN from the coding sequence ATGAAAATCTTCCACCGAGTGTCACGGCTGATGCTGCCCGCGCTCGCCCTCTCGGCCCTGGTGCAGGCAGGGCCGCTGGCGGCGCAAGAGACGGCCAAACCGGTCAAGCTGCTGAAAACGCAGGCGGGCAGCGTGTTGGTTGAGCGCCAGTTCTTTGGTCAGGTGGCGGCGAAACAATCCGTCGACCTTGCCTTTCAGGTGGGCGGTCAGGTGCTGGAGTTTCCGGTGGCGCAGGGCACCGTGGTGCCCGAAGGGCAGCTTGTTGCGCAACTGGACCTGGAACCTTTTGAGCTGAAACTGGAACAGGCCCGGCTGCAAAAGGCGCAGGCGGACCGCACGGTGGCACGGATGGAGAAACTGACCGGGACGGTCAGCCAGGTGTCCATCGATGATGCGGAAACCCAGGCTGGTCTGGCCGGGGTCGCCCTGCGGGATGCAGAATACGCCTTGCAGCATGCGACGCTGACGGCGCCCTTCGATGCGCTGGTCTCCAGCCGCGAGGTCGAGAAATTCACCACGGTCAGCGCCGGGACGCCCATCGTCCGGCTGCACGATATGTCTGAACTGCACATCAAGGTGGATGTGCCTGAAATCCTGTTTCAGCAGGCAAATGCAGATGAAAAGGTGGATATCACGGCCTCCTTCCCGGGCTGGGACGCCACCTATCCGGTTGAAATTCTTGAATTCGATGCCGAGGCGAGCAGCGTTGGGCAGACCTACCGGGTGACCTTCCGTCTGGCGCCTCCTAAGGATCGGCAGATCCTGCCCGGGGCCTCGGTTTCAGTGCGGGTGCTGGTCAATACCGGTGCTGCGGCGATCCGCCTGCCGGCAACGGCCATCGTGGTGTCCCCCGAAGGGCAGACTGGTGTGATGGTCTTTAGCCCCACCGGGGCCGACAATGGCACGGTCGCCTGGCGGCCTGTCACTGTGACGCCGACGCAGTATGGCGATTTCACCGTCACCGAAGGTCTGACTGGCGGTGAAGAGGTGGTTCTGGCGGGCGGCACCGCCCTGTCGGACGGGCAGGCGGTACGCCGCTTTGCCGGTTTCGCGAACTGA
- a CDS encoding efflux RND transporter permease subunit yields MDIARGSIEKPLYTWLIMLIALFGGIWGFLSLGRLEDPAFTIKQAVIVTQYQGATAEQVALEVSEPLESAIQKMAEVDIITSINQPGQSLIEVEIKSTYDGSELPAVWTKLRAKIRDAALSLPEGTSQPFVNDAFGDVFGLFYAVTADGFSDAEKHELATFLRRELLTVDGVADVDVSGLPDEAIYVEPDLPISVNLNVPLTAIANAIATSNSVRPAGKLDAGDADTRLLAPQGSDSVSEIAGLSVGVQGEVINVIDMAKVHRGRVADPDLIVRYNGAEAFTLGVAGIASENIVDVGKNVDAKLAQLDSDIPYGVSLQPIYQQHVVVEQASNDFLVNLAMSVAIVVVVLALFMGMRAAIVVGVTLLLTVVGTLLFMNLFSIEMERISLGALIIAMGMLVDNAIVVAEGMQISMLRGKNSREAAHEAASKTQIPLLGATVIGIMAFAGIGLSPDSTGEFLFSLFAVIGISLLLSWLLALTVTPLLGHYFFKRGTGGGGDEYGGLIFRAYGASLRLALKLRWLVVVGLIALTTVCYIGFGQVKQAFFPDSNTPLFFVHLKLPQGTSIHTTSAQLQRVEDWLAERPDVESTAAFVGQGATRFMLTYSAEKANPSYGHLIIRASSLQEIPALQADLEAFGRSNFPEAEFRTKRLVFGPGGGDPVQVRFSGPDPAVLRQLGEEAMVRLKDGSDSILSVRHNWREQELVLEPIYATDRAQTAGITREDIAGTLQFSTDGVTAGMFRERDRQIPIILRRSPEDQFNIMDQLVFSTSSNRFMPLEQMIDGVEIKVQNTLMHRRDRVFTLTVGADIAPDVTAATVFKEVQNSIEEIALPPGYRMEWGGEHESSADANKSLGAQLPVSLLIMVLISVLLFNAIRQPVIIWLLVPMSVNGVVIGLLGTGLPFTFTALLGLLSLSGMLIKNGIVLVEEIDLVRAEGRPLREAIVEASVSRLRPVMLAAITTILGMAPLLSDAFFVSMAITIMGGLAFATVLTLVAAPVFYLIFFARDEKREASAA; encoded by the coding sequence ATGGATATTGCACGCGGCTCAATCGAAAAACCGCTTTATACATGGCTGATCATGTTGATCGCCCTGTTCGGGGGCATCTGGGGTTTCCTGTCGCTGGGACGGCTTGAGGATCCGGCCTTTACCATCAAACAGGCTGTCATCGTGACCCAGTATCAGGGCGCCACGGCAGAGCAGGTGGCGCTGGAGGTCTCTGAACCGCTGGAGTCTGCGATCCAGAAAATGGCCGAGGTCGATATCATCACCTCGATCAACCAGCCGGGCCAATCCCTGATCGAAGTTGAAATCAAATCGACCTATGACGGCAGCGAGCTTCCCGCCGTCTGGACCAAACTGCGCGCGAAGATCCGCGATGCGGCCCTGTCCCTGCCCGAAGGCACAAGTCAGCCCTTCGTGAACGATGCCTTCGGGGATGTGTTCGGCCTGTTCTATGCCGTCACCGCAGACGGATTCAGCGATGCGGAAAAGCATGAACTGGCAACTTTCCTGCGGCGGGAGCTGCTGACGGTTGATGGGGTTGCCGATGTGGATGTCTCCGGCCTGCCGGACGAAGCGATCTATGTCGAACCCGACCTGCCGATTTCGGTCAACTTGAATGTACCACTGACGGCGATCGCCAATGCCATCGCCACCTCCAACTCGGTTCGCCCGGCGGGCAAACTGGATGCGGGCGATGCCGACACCCGGCTTCTGGCGCCGCAAGGATCGGACAGTGTTTCGGAAATCGCCGGTCTTTCTGTTGGGGTACAGGGCGAGGTGATCAACGTGATCGACATGGCCAAGGTCCACCGCGGCCGGGTTGCTGATCCCGATCTGATCGTGCGCTACAATGGGGCCGAGGCCTTTACTCTTGGGGTGGCCGGTATCGCGTCGGAAAACATCGTGGATGTGGGCAAGAACGTCGATGCCAAGCTGGCGCAGCTGGACAGTGACATCCCCTATGGCGTGTCGCTGCAGCCGATCTATCAGCAGCACGTGGTGGTCGAGCAGGCCTCGAATGACTTCCTGGTGAACCTGGCGATGTCCGTCGCCATCGTGGTTGTGGTTCTGGCGCTGTTCATGGGCATGCGCGCGGCCATTGTCGTTGGCGTGACCTTGCTGCTGACCGTGGTCGGGACGCTCTTGTTCATGAACCTTTTCAGCATCGAGATGGAGCGGATTTCCCTGGGCGCGCTGATCATTGCCATGGGGATGCTGGTGGACAATGCCATCGTGGTGGCCGAGGGCATGCAGATCTCGATGCTGCGAGGCAAGAACTCTCGCGAGGCCGCGCATGAGGCCGCCAGCAAGACGCAGATCCCGCTTTTGGGCGCGACTGTCATCGGGATCATGGCCTTTGCCGGTATCGGCCTCAGCCCGGATTCCACCGGTGAATTCCTCTTCTCGCTGTTTGCGGTGATCGGCATTTCGCTGCTGCTGAGCTGGCTTCTGGCGCTGACGGTGACGCCGTTGCTGGGGCATTATTTCTTCAAACGCGGCACTGGTGGCGGTGGCGACGAATACGGCGGGCTGATTTTCCGCGCCTATGGCGCCAGCCTGCGTCTGGCACTGAAACTGCGCTGGCTGGTGGTGGTAGGGCTGATCGCCCTGACGACCGTGTGTTACATAGGCTTTGGACAGGTCAAACAGGCGTTCTTTCCCGACTCCAACACGCCGCTGTTCTTCGTGCATCTGAAACTGCCGCAGGGCACCTCGATCCACACCACTTCGGCGCAGCTGCAACGGGTCGAAGACTGGCTGGCCGAGCGTCCCGACGTGGAATCGACCGCAGCCTTTGTGGGGCAGGGGGCAACCCGTTTCATGCTGACCTATTCGGCGGAAAAGGCGAACCCCAGCTATGGCCACCTGATCATCCGCGCGAGCAGCCTGCAGGAAATCCCGGCGCTTCAGGCCGATCTTGAGGCCTTTGGGCGCAGCAATTTCCCCGAGGCGGAATTCCGCACCAAACGTCTGGTCTTTGGCCCAGGCGGCGGTGATCCCGTTCAGGTTCGTTTCTCGGGTCCCGATCCGGCGGTTCTGCGCCAGTTGGGGGAGGAAGCCATGGTGCGGCTGAAAGACGGCTCTGACAGTATCCTGAGCGTGCGGCACAATTGGCGCGAACAGGAACTGGTGCTGGAGCCGATCTATGCCACAGACCGGGCACAGACGGCGGGGATTACCCGCGAGGATATCGCGGGCACCTTGCAGTTCTCCACCGACGGGGTGACGGCGGGCATGTTCCGTGAACGCGACCGGCAGATCCCGATCATCCTGCGCAGATCGCCGGAGGATCAGTTCAACATCATGGATCAGCTGGTCTTCTCCACCTCGTCGAACCGTTTCATGCCTCTGGAACAGATGATCGACGGGGTCGAGATCAAGGTGCAGAACACCCTGATGCATCGCCGCGACCGGGTGTTTACCCTGACCGTGGGGGCGGATATCGCGCCGGATGTCACTGCTGCAACAGTGTTCAAGGAGGTGCAGAACAGCATCGAGGAGATCGCCCTGCCGCCGGGCTACCGGATGGAATGGGGCGGGGAGCACGAAAGCTCGGCCGACGCCAACAAGAGCCTTGGCGCGCAGCTTCCGGTGTCCCTGCTGATCATGGTGCTGATCTCGGTCCTGCTGTTCAATGCGATCCGTCAGCCGGTGATCATCTGGTTGCTGGTGCCGATGTCGGTCAACGGCGTGGTCATCGGGCTTCTGGGCACCGGTCTGCCCTTTACCTTTACCGCGCTTCTTGGGCTCCTCAGCCTGTCGGGCATGCTGATCAAGAACGGCATCGTCCTGGTCGAGGAAATCGATCTGGTGCGCGCCGAAGGGCGGCCGCTGCGCGAGGCGATTGTCGAGGCGTCGGTGTCGCGTTTGCGTCCGGTGATGCTGGCCGCGATCACCACGATCCTTGGCATGGCGCCCCTGCTGAGCGATGCGTTCTTCGTGTCGATGGCGATCACGATCATGGGCGGTCTGGCCTTTGCCACCGTGTTGACGCTGGTGGCGGCGCCGGTGTTCTACCTGATCTTCTTTGCACGCGATGAAAAACGGGAAGCCTCCGCAGCCTGA
- a CDS encoding delta-class carbonic anhydrase encodes MTRAYLRAVTISSFFLLAGGVHATSTGHGEEMHVVPDAVIAEQRQALSENTLFAGFGPQAPRDIDSMGGSNKVSFEAAPPYNEMNLCNIHFHESAEHRGGEFTTYAGNGDGHGYGSGYKYSGQLSVTELAPYHEEVGATEHGSLVPGDTIEVHFVHTTARVDPGPTLGSCLSEAIKNPQLRVEAQVFVLVNDETALDFTKVTRLQKKNGLTQAVNMPTDTGRPVVYAGSTTGPGYNEKGSPFQVTWAVRPKVAKVSIQSVARWLDYNTFDEDHAHGVRNLVINPDLLSVIGR; translated from the coding sequence ATGACACGAGCATATTTGCGTGCGGTTACCATTTCATCCTTTTTCCTGTTGGCAGGCGGCGTTCATGCGACATCGACCGGGCACGGTGAAGAGATGCACGTGGTCCCCGATGCGGTGATCGCAGAGCAACGTCAGGCCCTGTCGGAAAACACGCTGTTTGCCGGGTTCGGCCCGCAGGCGCCGCGCGATATCGACAGCATGGGCGGCAGCAACAAGGTCAGTTTTGAAGCCGCACCACCCTATAACGAAATGAACCTCTGCAACATCCATTTCCACGAAAGCGCCGAACACCGGGGCGGGGAATTCACCACCTATGCTGGCAACGGCGATGGTCACGGCTATGGCAGCGGCTACAAATATTCCGGTCAGCTGAGCGTGACGGAACTTGCGCCTTACCATGAAGAGGTCGGAGCCACCGAACACGGCAGTCTGGTGCCCGGCGACACGATTGAGGTGCATTTCGTGCACACCACCGCGCGGGTCGATCCCGGCCCGACGCTTGGCTCCTGCCTCAGCGAGGCCATCAAGAACCCGCAGCTGCGGGTGGAGGCGCAGGTCTTTGTGCTGGTCAACGATGAGACCGCGCTCGACTTCACCAAAGTCACGCGCTTGCAAAAGAAGAACGGCCTGACCCAGGCGGTAAACATGCCAACCGATACCGGGCGGCCGGTCGTCTATGCGGGTTCAACCACCGGACCTGGCTACAACGAGAAGGGATCGCCCTTTCAGGTTACCTGGGCGGTGCGCCCCAAGGTGGCCAAGGTCAGCATCCAGTCGGTCGCCAGATGGCTGGACTACAACACCTTTGACGAAGACCACGCCCATGGCGTGCGCAATCTGGTGATCAATCCCGACCTCCTGTCGGTGATCGGACGCTGA
- a CDS encoding ABC transporter permease, whose amino-acid sequence MKALHHIFWLGTKELRTVLMDPVMAGLILFVFTFMVYMDATSLPENVNNASIAIADEDNSQLSRQIANAFYPPYFQTPIPIDADEIGPGLDQARFLFALVIPPDFEAQLRKGSQPEIQLHIDATAVMQAGLGDGYIQAIIQTEVSRYLAGRDPSAGAPVDLVLRRAYNPNGSQVWFNALNGILNYLTMVAIMLTGAALIREREHGTIEHLLVMPLTAFQIALAKIWANGLIIISVFALSMLVVFEGLLQVPMVGTHALLFAGTAVYLFAAAAIGIFLGTIARTMAQFALLIMMTIMPMMMLSGGMTPIESQPDIVQPFTWLLPSRHYMAFAEAVVFRGADLSIVWPELVTMACLGAVFLSGSLMAFRRALGTSV is encoded by the coding sequence ATGAAGGCGCTTCACCATATCTTCTGGCTGGGCACCAAGGAGTTACGCACGGTGCTGATGGATCCGGTGATGGCGGGGCTGATCCTCTTCGTGTTCACCTTCATGGTCTACATGGATGCCACCAGCCTGCCGGAGAACGTCAATAACGCCTCTATCGCCATTGCGGACGAGGACAATTCGCAGCTGTCGCGCCAAATCGCCAATGCCTTTTACCCGCCCTATTTCCAAACCCCGATCCCCATAGATGCGGATGAGATCGGCCCTGGGCTGGATCAGGCGCGGTTCCTGTTCGCGCTGGTCATCCCCCCCGACTTCGAGGCACAGCTGCGCAAAGGCAGCCAACCCGAAATCCAGCTGCATATCGATGCAACCGCAGTGATGCAGGCCGGGCTGGGCGATGGATACATTCAGGCGATCATCCAGACCGAGGTCAGCCGCTATCTGGCGGGCCGCGATCCGTCCGCCGGTGCGCCGGTCGATCTGGTGCTGCGGCGGGCCTATAACCCCAATGGCAGCCAGGTCTGGTTCAACGCCTTGAATGGCATCCTGAACTACCTGACCATGGTCGCGATCATGCTGACCGGCGCCGCCCTGATCCGCGAGCGCGAACACGGTACCATCGAACATCTGCTTGTGATGCCCCTCACCGCTTTTCAGATCGCCCTGGCCAAGATCTGGGCCAATGGGCTGATCATCATCAGCGTCTTTGCCCTATCGATGCTGGTGGTGTTCGAGGGCCTGCTGCAGGTGCCAATGGTCGGCACGCATGCACTGCTTTTTGCGGGCACAGCGGTTTACCTGTTTGCAGCGGCAGCCATCGGGATTTTCCTTGGCACCATCGCCCGGACCATGGCGCAATTCGCCCTGCTGATCATGATGACGATCATGCCAATGATGATGCTGTCCGGCGGCATGACCCCGATCGAAAGCCAGCCTGATATCGTTCAGCCCTTTACCTGGCTGCTGCCCTCGCGCCACTACATGGCCTTTGCCGAGGCTGTGGTGTTCCGCGGGGCGGATCTGTCGATTGTCTGGCCCGAACTGGTGACGATGGCTTGCCTGGGCGCGGTGTTCCTGTCCGGCAGCCTAATGGCCTTTCGCCGGGCACTGGGAACCAGCGTCTGA
- the rbbA gene encoding ribosome-associated ATPase/putative transporter RbbA gives MEDQSQPVVRAANLMQRYKDVVALADVTLDIPAGKVVGLIGPDGVGKSTLLDLIAGARVMQTGTLQVLGGDMRKAGHRQRIGPRLAYMPQGLGKNLYQDLSVQENLDFFGKLFGQSRAERNRRIARLTRATGLFPFLDRPAGKLSGGMKQKLGLCCALLHDPDLLILDEPTTGVDPLSRRQFWDLIAKIRQEHPGMSLLVSTAYMEEAEEFDWLVAMDAGLVLATGTAEELRARTGTDSLEAAFVRLRPGGEGRELPELVIPPLQTDGERPAIVARGLTRRFGDFTAVSNVSFEIRPGEIFGFLGSNGCGKTTTMKMLTGLLPMSEGEAYLFGKPVNAKDLATRKRVGFMSQAFSLYGELTVAQNLALHARLFQIPSQQATARIAALADRFELSHVMDTRSGGLPLGIRQRLSLAVAVLHEPEILILDEPTSGVDPEARDRFWEFLIELSRRDKVTIFISTHFMNEALRCDRISLMHAGEVLVHDTPDNLVEAKGATSLEDAFVAYIEDATGEGESADSVALQDGAVPDAHDPPARLGRFSLSRLLAYSLRETVEVIRDPIRLAFAFLGSVILLVVLSYGVSMDVEDLTFAALDQDQSPASRSYLSSFTGSRYFLEQPDLLNREDLIRQMAAGEVSVAVEIPPNFGRDLARGNTPEVSAWLDGANTMRAGTVEGYITGGHAIYLRDLMLEAGVDPQEQSSFTIENRYRYNPTFASIRSMGPSIPAMLLMLFPVILMAVSVAREKEIGTITNFYVTPTNRIEFLVGKQLPYVAIAMCNYLVLTLMVIFVLDVPLKGSLSAMTLGALCYGFAVTAYGLVVSSLVKTQVAAVFAAALLSLMPTMQYSGMIQPISTLSPEAQMIGSAWPASYFMHLSVGAYTKGLGWAALSHDIVKLSLFFPVFLAIAVLLLRKQEK, from the coding sequence ATGGAGGATCAAAGCCAGCCCGTCGTCCGCGCTGCAAATCTGATGCAGCGCTACAAGGACGTGGTCGCGCTTGCGGATGTGACGCTCGACATCCCGGCTGGCAAGGTGGTTGGCCTGATCGGGCCGGACGGGGTTGGAAAATCGACGCTGCTGGACCTGATCGCCGGTGCGCGAGTCATGCAGACCGGCACGCTGCAGGTGCTGGGCGGCGACATGCGTAAGGCGGGCCACCGGCAGCGGATCGGTCCGCGCCTTGCCTATATGCCGCAGGGGCTGGGCAAGAACCTGTATCAGGACCTGAGCGTTCAGGAGAACCTCGATTTCTTTGGCAAGCTGTTTGGACAAAGCCGCGCTGAACGCAACCGCCGGATCGCGCGGCTGACCCGGGCAACCGGGCTTTTTCCCTTTCTGGATCGCCCCGCCGGAAAACTCTCGGGGGGGATGAAACAGAAACTGGGCCTGTGCTGCGCGCTGCTGCATGATCCGGACCTGCTGATCCTGGATGAGCCCACCACCGGGGTCGACCCCCTGTCGCGGCGCCAGTTCTGGGACCTGATTGCCAAGATCCGGCAGGAACATCCCGGTATGAGCCTTCTGGTTTCGACCGCCTATATGGAGGAGGCCGAAGAATTCGACTGGCTGGTGGCGATGGATGCAGGCCTGGTTCTGGCCACCGGCACGGCAGAAGAACTGCGCGCCAGAACCGGCACCGACAGCCTAGAGGCCGCCTTTGTGCGCCTGCGGCCCGGTGGGGAGGGCCGCGAGTTGCCGGAGCTGGTCATTCCGCCGCTGCAAACCGATGGCGAGCGCCCCGCCATCGTGGCCCGCGGCCTGACCCGGAGGTTCGGCGATTTCACCGCCGTGAGCAACGTTAGTTTCGAAATCCGCCCTGGCGAAATCTTCGGCTTCCTCGGCTCCAACGGCTGCGGCAAGACCACCACCATGAAGATGCTGACCGGCCTGTTGCCGATGTCCGAAGGTGAGGCCTATCTTTTTGGTAAGCCGGTGAACGCCAAGGATCTTGCGACCCGTAAACGCGTCGGTTTCATGAGCCAGGCTTTCTCGCTCTATGGCGAACTTACGGTGGCGCAGAACCTCGCCCTGCACGCGCGGCTGTTCCAGATCCCCAGCCAGCAGGCCACGGCGCGCATCGCGGCGCTGGCCGACCGGTTCGAGCTATCGCATGTGATGGATACACGCTCTGGCGGGCTGCCGCTTGGTATCCGGCAACGTCTGTCGCTGGCGGTAGCGGTGCTGCACGAGCCGGAAATCCTGATCCTGGACGAGCCGACCTCGGGCGTCGATCCCGAGGCGCGGGACAGGTTCTGGGAGTTCCTCATCGAGTTGTCCCGCCGCGACAAGGTGACGATCTTCATCTCGACCCATTTTATGAATGAGGCGCTGCGCTGTGATCGCATCTCGCTCATGCATGCGGGCGAAGTGCTGGTCCATGACACGCCGGACAATCTGGTTGAGGCCAAGGGCGCAACCTCGCTTGAGGACGCCTTTGTGGCCTATATAGAAGACGCAACCGGAGAAGGCGAGAGCGCCGACAGCGTGGCCCTGCAGGACGGTGCTGTGCCAGACGCCCATGATCCCCCGGCCAGGCTTGGCCGGTTCAGTCTGTCCAGATTGCTGGCCTACAGCCTGCGCGAAACGGTCGAGGTCATCCGCGACCCGATCCGTCTGGCCTTTGCCTTTCTCGGCTCGGTGATCCTTTTGGTGGTGCTGTCCTACGGTGTCTCGATGGATGTGGAGGATCTGACCTTTGCCGCGCTGGATCAGGACCAGTCTCCGGCCAGCCGTAGCTACTTAAGCAGTTTCACCGGGTCACGGTATTTTCTGGAACAGCCGGATCTGTTGAACCGGGAGGATCTGATCCGCCAGATGGCGGCAGGCGAAGTCAGCGTCGCCGTCGAGATCCCACCGAATTTCGGCCGTGATCTGGCACGGGGCAACACGCCCGAAGTTTCGGCCTGGCTGGATGGGGCCAATACGATGCGGGCCGGAACCGTCGAGGGCTATATCACCGGTGGGCACGCCATTTATCTGCGCGATCTGATGCTGGAGGCCGGTGTCGATCCGCAGGAACAGTCCAGTTTCACCATCGAAAACCGCTACCGCTACAATCCGACCTTTGCCAGCATCCGCTCGATGGGGCCGTCGATACCGGCCATGCTGCTAATGCTGTTTCCCGTCATCCTGATGGCCGTCAGCGTGGCGCGGGAAAAGGAAATCGGAACCATCACCAATTTCTATGTCACCCCCACCAATCGCATCGAATTCCTGGTGGGCAAGCAATTGCCCTATGTCGCTATTGCCATGTGCAACTACCTGGTGCTGACGCTGATGGTCATCTTTGTACTGGATGTGCCGCTGAAAGGCTCCTTGTCCGCGATGACACTCGGGGCCTTGTGCTATGGCTTTGCGGTCACCGCCTATGGCCTTGTCGTGTCCTCGCTGGTCAAAACGCAGGTCGCCGCGGTTTTTGCGGCGGCGCTGCTCTCGCTGATGCCGACCATGCAGTATTCCGGCATGATCCAGCCGATTTCGACCCTGTCGCCCGAGGCGCAGATGATCGGCTCGGCCTGGCCTGCCTCCTATTTCATGCATCTGAGTGTCGGCGCCTATACAAAGGGGCTGGGCTGGGCGGCGCTGAGCCATGACATTGTGAAACTGAGCCTGTTTTTTCCGGTCTTCCTGGCCATTGCAGTGCTGTTGCTGCGCAAACAGGAGAAATAA